A genomic region of Aeropyrum pernix K1 contains the following coding sequences:
- a CDS encoding DUF488 domain-containing protein yields MVGEVYTLGHGSRGLGEIGDLVESVGSRVVVDVRRWPRSRRHPWASRDTLEGFLRGRGVAYIHLPALGGYRSFGRDVDPSLRALFSCFESEGFNAYAAYLASSPAAWRGLEVIAYLAEAGARPVVMCSERLPWRCHRKVVADWLYARGFRVLHILDRDSIVEHRGTRCASMLGGPSSV; encoded by the coding sequence TTGGTTGGGGAGGTCTATACCCTGGGCCACGGTTCGAGGGGGTTGGGCGAGATTGGGGATCTCGTCGAGTCTGTGGGGTCTAGGGTTGTTGTTGATGTGAGGAGGTGGCCTCGGAGCAGGCGTCACCCCTGGGCCTCCAGGGATACTCTGGAGGGCTTCCTCAGGGGGCGCGGCGTTGCTTACATCCACCTGCCAGCCCTGGGCGGCTATAGGTCTTTCGGGAGGGATGTTGACCCGTCGCTGAGGGCCTTGTTCTCCTGTTTCGAGTCGGAGGGGTTCAACGCCTACGCAGCCTACCTCGCCTCCAGCCCGGCGGCGTGGAGGGGGCTCGAGGTCATAGCCTACCTCGCCGAGGCTGGGGCTAGGCCTGTGGTTATGTGTAGCGAGAGGCTGCCGTGGAGATGCCATAGGAAGGTTGTGGCAGACTGGCTCTACGCCAGGGGCTTCAGGGTTCTCCACATACTCGATCGAGACAGTATCGTGGAGCACCGGGGGACCAGGTGCGCCTCGATGCTGGGCGGGCCTAGCAGTGTTTAG
- a CDS encoding DNA-3-methyladenine glycosylase — translation MGRLLPKSFYYRQPDVVARELLGKILVSCASGACMRCMVTEAEAYFGECDPASRARRGRGRIWRALYGEPGRALVYGMHRQWLLNIVAHSEGMAGAVLLRSCQPLEPPRLDPPPIGPGRLARALSIDRGVDGAPVYERGSPLTLWENPEAVEGFRVACSGRVGVSEDLELPLRFYIAGNPFVSKARVSPAPKHC, via the coding sequence GTGGGTAGGCTTCTACCCAAGAGTTTTTACTATAGACAGCCCGACGTTGTGGCTAGAGAGCTGTTGGGCAAAATCCTCGTCTCCTGCGCCAGCGGAGCATGTATGAGGTGCATGGTTACCGAGGCTGAGGCCTACTTCGGCGAGTGCGACCCCGCCTCCAGGGCCAGGAGGGGGAGGGGAAGGATATGGAGGGCCCTCTATGGGGAGCCCGGGAGAGCCCTGGTCTATGGTATGCATAGGCAGTGGCTACTCAACATAGTCGCACACAGCGAGGGTATGGCTGGGGCGGTGCTGCTGAGGTCCTGCCAGCCCCTCGAGCCGCCCCGCCTAGACCCCCCTCCCATAGGGCCTGGGAGGCTAGCCAGAGCCCTGTCCATAGATAGGGGTGTGGACGGGGCTCCGGTTTACGAGCGGGGCTCGCCCTTGACGCTCTGGGAGAACCCTGAAGCTGTAGAGGGCTTCCGCGTAGCGTGTTCCGGGCGCGTCGGCGTCTCCGAGGACCTCGAGCTCCCGCTCAGGTTCTACATAGCCGGGAACCCGTTCGTCTCCAAAGCCCGAGTCTCGCCAGCCCCTAAACACTGCTAG
- a CDS encoding pyridoxal phosphate-dependent aminotransferase, giving the protein MPQKDPTLDIQERVVEIEGETAFAYLAVARKLIQEGRRVISFGIGQPDFPTPHHIREAAKKALDEGFTGYTETAGIPELREAIAWYLNSRYGADVSPEEVIATTGAKTAIFLGMALYLRPGDEVIIPDPSYYAYAQVAKLFGARPVYVPMKFEPGLGFRFDIEGIERAVSEKTRMIVVNNPHNPTGSVFPPDQVEAIHDIARRRGLIILADEIYDNFLYTEKPFKSTLSLPDWRENLVYVNGFSKTFSMTGWRLGYVVLRREVIPKALDLAVTIYSCPPSIAQKAGVAALRGDWGPVREMVEEFRSRARILYDILSQAEGIEPYLPEGAFYMFPRVAGLLRKTGLSVEQLAEKLLYSYGVLVLPGTSFPESVGREHVRLSFATATSDVKEGAEIIVRASRELSSG; this is encoded by the coding sequence TTGCCCCAGAAGGATCCTACCCTGGACATCCAGGAGAGGGTTGTTGAGATAGAGGGTGAGACTGCTTTCGCATACCTCGCAGTGGCCAGGAAGCTGATCCAGGAGGGTAGGCGCGTAATAAGCTTTGGGATAGGCCAGCCCGACTTCCCGACGCCCCATCACATTAGAGAGGCTGCGAAGAAGGCTTTAGACGAGGGGTTCACAGGCTATACCGAGACGGCCGGGATACCGGAGCTGAGGGAGGCTATCGCATGGTACCTCAACTCCAGGTACGGGGCCGACGTGTCTCCGGAGGAGGTTATAGCCACGACGGGGGCTAAGACTGCAATATTCCTGGGTATGGCCCTCTACCTGAGGCCGGGAGACGAGGTCATAATACCGGACCCCAGCTACTACGCCTACGCACAGGTGGCTAAACTCTTCGGCGCCAGGCCCGTTTACGTTCCAATGAAGTTTGAGCCGGGTCTAGGGTTCAGGTTCGATATCGAGGGGATAGAAAGGGCTGTGAGCGAGAAGACGAGGATGATAGTTGTCAACAACCCCCACAACCCCACGGGGAGTGTTTTCCCGCCGGACCAGGTGGAGGCGATACACGATATAGCGAGGAGGAGGGGCCTAATAATACTGGCCGACGAGATATACGACAACTTCCTCTACACGGAGAAGCCCTTCAAGAGCACCCTCTCCCTCCCAGACTGGAGGGAGAACCTCGTTTACGTCAACGGTTTCAGCAAGACATTCAGCATGACGGGCTGGAGGCTCGGCTATGTTGTGCTCAGGAGGGAGGTAATCCCGAAGGCCCTAGACCTCGCAGTCACAATATACAGCTGCCCCCCCAGCATAGCTCAGAAGGCTGGCGTCGCCGCGCTCAGAGGCGACTGGGGTCCTGTGAGAGAGATGGTAGAAGAGTTCAGGAGCAGAGCGAGGATACTTTACGACATACTATCCCAGGCCGAGGGTATAGAGCCCTACCTCCCGGAGGGCGCCTTCTACATGTTCCCCCGTGTGGCCGGCCTCCTGAGGAAGACGGGGCTCAGCGTGGAGCAGCTCGCGGAGAAGCTGCTATACAGCTACGGCGTCCTGGTCCTGCCCGGCACCAGCTTCCCTGAGAGTGTTGGCAGGGAGCATGTTAGGCTGAGCTTCGCCACGGCCACCAGCGACGTGAAGGAGGGGGCGGAGATAATAGTCAGGGCGTCTAGGGAGCTGTCCAGCGGCTAG
- a CDS encoding carbohydrate ABC transporter permease: protein MSGNPLEEVVSGSISRRLKIVIALALLLAGSPIILTYGLLILSSFSTNMVTDPLLTDFQPTLDNWIMFLRGQITYATGGLERNVVEMTLVTLTVAVGVALTATLVSLLAAYSISRMEFKGRGVFTAGLIMLHAFPGVALIIGVYMIFRIIGDVLGVLGEEFYAIAYIILARAALEVPMAIWLFKGFFDKIPWELEWSALVDGASRVRVWWSILVPLVKPGIAAVLIFTFLAGWEEFIYFYVFLKPFGIDSLPTFIEEIVAAAENYQLTIIAAAGTFYLLPTIVFFVLTQRLLLEAYSGGLKG from the coding sequence ATGAGCGGGAACCCCTTGGAGGAGGTTGTAAGCGGAAGCATCTCTAGGAGGCTTAAGATAGTCATAGCCCTGGCACTACTACTAGCCGGCAGCCCAATAATACTGACGTACGGGCTCCTCATACTGAGCAGCTTCAGCACGAATATGGTGACCGACCCTCTGCTAACCGACTTCCAGCCGACCCTCGATAACTGGATAATGTTCCTCAGGGGCCAGATAACCTACGCCACCGGAGGCCTCGAGAGGAACGTAGTCGAGATGACCCTCGTGACACTCACAGTCGCCGTCGGCGTCGCCCTCACAGCAACCCTAGTGTCACTACTAGCGGCCTACAGTATATCCAGGATGGAGTTCAAGGGCAGAGGCGTGTTTACGGCGGGCCTCATAATGCTCCACGCCTTCCCGGGGGTAGCCCTGATCATAGGCGTGTACATGATATTCAGGATAATAGGCGACGTCCTCGGCGTCCTGGGGGAGGAGTTCTACGCCATAGCCTACATAATACTGGCCAGGGCCGCCCTCGAGGTGCCCATGGCGATCTGGCTCTTCAAAGGGTTCTTCGACAAGATACCCTGGGAGCTCGAGTGGAGCGCCCTCGTTGACGGGGCAAGCAGGGTTAGGGTGTGGTGGAGCATACTAGTCCCCCTGGTAAAACCGGGCATAGCGGCCGTCCTCATATTCACGTTCCTAGCGGGATGGGAGGAGTTCATCTACTTCTACGTCTTCCTCAAACCATTCGGCATAGACAGCCTGCCGACCTTTATAGAGGAGATAGTGGCGGCCGCGGAGAACTACCAGCTAACAATAATCGCGGCGGCCGGCACATTCTACCTCCTCCCCACGATAGTGTTCTTCGTCCTGACACAGAGGCTCCTCCTCGAGGCGTACAGCGGCGGACTGAAAGGCTGA
- a CDS encoding carbohydrate ABC transporter permease, which yields MRLDRLFTLAFFLGPALLIVITFFFLPLLLTVYTSFTNMRNWNVDAYLFDIVGLYNYKVLVHFAKYDPMFRNALITTVVFVAVTLVVNVLGGLTLAILTFFLEERISIHYRLLWLLPRMTPVAVYSLLWYYFFHSDAIGTLNRILLLAGVIDKPINWGSYMLPLGTWWILIFVNGLVGVSFGMIVFYSAIRSIPWEYIAAARVDGASNLVIIRRIIVPMIRWHLLFVTVWQMLSLLTTYTHIFLLYEWGVVDRTWGQTWSLLVFNLAFLPVGELRQGLAAAAATVLVVIGAILGLVTLRILGFQRMITRPRGDI from the coding sequence TTGAGGCTGGATAGACTCTTCACACTGGCTTTTTTCCTGGGCCCCGCACTGCTTATAGTTATCACGTTCTTCTTCCTCCCCCTGCTACTCACCGTCTATACAAGCTTCACTAACATGAGGAACTGGAACGTTGACGCCTATCTCTTCGACATAGTGGGCCTGTACAACTACAAGGTTCTCGTCCACTTCGCTAAGTACGATCCCATGTTTAGGAACGCCCTTATAACCACAGTGGTCTTCGTTGCCGTCACACTAGTAGTTAACGTTCTTGGCGGGCTCACCCTCGCCATCCTAACGTTCTTCCTCGAGGAGAGGATCTCAATCCACTACAGACTCCTCTGGCTGCTTCCGCGTATGACGCCTGTAGCCGTCTACAGCCTCCTTTGGTATTACTTCTTCCACAGCGACGCGATAGGAACACTAAACAGGATACTCCTCCTAGCCGGGGTTATAGATAAGCCGATAAACTGGGGTAGCTACATGCTCCCCCTAGGAACCTGGTGGATACTCATCTTCGTCAACGGCCTAGTGGGTGTTAGCTTCGGAATGATCGTGTTCTACAGCGCCATAAGGAGCATACCATGGGAGTATATAGCGGCGGCCAGGGTTGACGGCGCCTCGAACCTGGTGATAATTAGGAGGATAATAGTCCCGATGATAAGGTGGCACCTCCTCTTCGTGACCGTCTGGCAGATGCTGAGCCTCCTGACAACCTACACCCACATATTCCTCCTCTACGAGTGGGGCGTTGTAGACAGGACCTGGGGTCAGACTTGGAGCCTCCTAGTGTTCAACCTAGCCTTCCTACCGGTGGGAGAGCTCAGGCAGGGTCTTGCCGCTGCCGCCGCTACCGTGCTGGTTGTGATAGGCGCCATCCTCGGCCTAGTAACACTTAGGATACTCGGGTTCCAGAGGATGATAACCAGGCCCAGGGGTGACATATGA
- a CDS encoding ABC transporter substrate-binding protein gives MGFQTNRTTIYIAAAVILIAIIAAALYIATRQAPETVETETETAAETTPATKTEAQMVELKPLTGNVREDIVNIARYLSANGVTEAKYRVHGSGDPNSIMRVYGIVEAAARLNKILEEEGVNFKIVIEDIKFSANADEPAKVFQQSFPLKQEADIIAVSYRWISTFAKEGYLLDITDYANAYMGSELEDYYDSLWSSVTYKGRIYALPQDTEARPLYILKPVMECLGYDAWDIAAKIDSGEYTWKDVMRIAKEAVDKGCSEWGVIHRKGSAHPDLVQFYYAFGGEFTGSDPDKLYLNLEALYKWLAVEYALARNGLTPENMLEWDWAKQIHPTIVSAKTAFDIGGTWYWTEWQTKKYYTDPQTGEQRGLTPEEVKERFAYSLFPAGEPGKSPVTLSQPFVWMISANAGKLNPKYDDLKEAYHRIAFLLILKANDPDLVAIHSIVSAHIPIREKAALLMDDQEFVGKLAQGNLDMFVSDEAREAFVEIAKKTAHPINIEFLKNVTYMLEYTHIPPLHPSYQPLAEFFKDAVDFVLKGQMTPEEATNYVVQKIRADPELAETIEIVGSIPSGWQISP, from the coding sequence ATGGGGTTCCAGACTAACAGGACTACTATTTACATAGCGGCGGCCGTCATCCTCATAGCCATAATTGCCGCGGCCCTATACATTGCGACGAGGCAAGCCCCAGAGACTGTTGAAACAGAGACGGAGACTGCTGCAGAGACAACTCCCGCCACTAAAACCGAAGCCCAGATGGTCGAGCTTAAACCTTTAACCGGGAATGTGCGCGAGGATATAGTCAACATAGCCCGGTACCTCTCTGCCAACGGCGTCACGGAAGCCAAGTATAGGGTGCACGGTTCTGGCGATCCAAACAGTATCATGAGGGTTTACGGTATAGTGGAAGCTGCCGCGAGGCTTAACAAGATACTGGAAGAGGAGGGCGTCAACTTCAAGATAGTTATCGAGGATATAAAGTTCTCGGCCAACGCAGACGAGCCTGCGAAGGTCTTCCAGCAGAGCTTCCCCCTAAAGCAGGAGGCAGACATAATCGCCGTTAGCTACAGGTGGATATCAACGTTCGCCAAGGAGGGATACCTCCTTGACATAACGGACTACGCTAACGCCTATATGGGCAGCGAGCTGGAGGACTACTACGATAGCCTGTGGAGCAGCGTGACCTACAAGGGGAGGATTTACGCCCTCCCCCAGGACACAGAGGCAAGGCCCCTGTATATACTGAAGCCCGTCATGGAGTGCCTCGGCTACGACGCGTGGGATATTGCGGCGAAGATAGACTCTGGCGAGTACACTTGGAAGGATGTGATGAGGATTGCCAAGGAGGCAGTCGATAAGGGCTGCTCCGAGTGGGGTGTTATACACAGGAAGGGCAGTGCACACCCCGATCTAGTGCAGTTCTACTATGCATTCGGAGGCGAGTTCACCGGCAGCGACCCCGACAAGCTGTACCTCAACCTTGAGGCCCTTTACAAGTGGCTCGCCGTAGAGTATGCACTCGCCAGGAATGGTCTCACCCCCGAGAACATGCTGGAGTGGGACTGGGCCAAGCAGATACACCCCACCATAGTCTCTGCTAAAACCGCCTTCGACATAGGCGGCACCTGGTACTGGACCGAGTGGCAGACTAAGAAGTACTACACGGACCCGCAGACGGGGGAGCAGAGGGGTCTAACGCCGGAGGAGGTGAAGGAGAGATTCGCCTACAGCCTCTTCCCCGCGGGAGAGCCGGGTAAGAGCCCGGTTACATTGAGCCAGCCCTTCGTCTGGATGATAAGCGCAAACGCCGGGAAGCTGAACCCGAAGTATGACGATCTGAAGGAGGCCTACCATAGGATAGCATTCCTCCTGATTCTTAAGGCCAACGATCCCGACCTCGTGGCGATACACAGCATTGTGAGCGCCCACATTCCGATCAGGGAGAAGGCGGCCCTGCTGATGGACGACCAGGAGTTCGTAGGCAAGCTAGCTCAGGGCAACCTGGACATGTTCGTGTCTGACGAGGCCAGGGAGGCGTTCGTGGAGATAGCAAAGAAGACGGCCCACCCGATTAACATAGAGTTCCTTAAGAATGTGACCTACATGCTGGAGTATACGCACATACCGCCGCTACACCCCTCGTACCAGCCGCTTGCAGAGTTCTTTAAGGACGCTGTCGACTTCGTGCTGAAGGGACAGATGACTCCCGAGGAGGCTACCAACTATGTAGTCCAGAAGATAAGGGCCGACCCCGAGCTCGCCGAGACTATAGAGATCGTCGGCAGCATACCTTCAGGATGGCAGATAAGCCCCTAG
- a CDS encoding putative CRISPR-associated protein: MGGYTHLISVGTSVLRNAYTVVSKCFKENTCSIPVRSLEPTVLKDVLETLKPCIDPGRMDDVECGRRLSRGSEAWKVVETLVSYAPFAYSAELNAMKYFISQSTKDCSVTMLDEAILYHTDTHAGRVSAEIVKGFLERLCHVKTYSKQVTGLGVFDRLFEGLSNLVREAYCDIKVRIGRGNVVLLNLTGGFKPESGALLLAGSLAGASAAYYIHEAARKPVFIPIIRLSPQVDQHLLEDAVEALASKSKISPEDLPGYAWIIYIAEAMGLASRLPDNSYRLEPARARYLAEYIRRLAFPEDCIRTA, from the coding sequence TTGGGCGGTTACACTCACCTGATTTCAGTAGGAACAAGCGTCCTCAGAAACGCATACACAGTAGTTTCAAAATGCTTTAAAGAAAACACATGCTCCATACCGGTTAGGAGCCTAGAGCCCACGGTATTGAAAGATGTTCTAGAGACTCTTAAACCCTGCATAGATCCTGGCAGGATGGATGATGTAGAGTGTGGTAGGAGGCTGTCTCGAGGAAGCGAGGCATGGAAGGTTGTCGAGACCCTTGTAAGCTACGCTCCCTTCGCCTACTCCGCAGAACTCAATGCGATGAAGTATTTCATAAGTCAGAGCACTAAAGATTGTAGTGTTACCATGCTTGACGAGGCAATCCTCTACCACACCGATACTCATGCTGGCAGAGTTTCGGCAGAGATCGTAAAAGGTTTTCTAGAAAGGTTGTGCCATGTAAAAACGTATTCAAAACAGGTAACCGGTCTAGGTGTTTTTGATAGGCTCTTCGAAGGGCTATCAAACCTCGTGCGTGAGGCTTACTGCGACATAAAGGTTAGGATTGGTAGAGGTAACGTTGTTTTGCTGAACCTAACTGGCGGCTTCAAGCCGGAATCGGGAGCCCTACTCCTAGCCGGCTCCCTGGCAGGAGCATCCGCCGCCTACTATATACATGAAGCCGCGAGGAAGCCAGTATTCATCCCCATAATAAGGCTCTCACCCCAGGTAGACCAGCATCTCCTGGAAGATGCCGTGGAAGCACTCGCTTCAAAGAGTAAAATATCACCGGAGGACCTCCCAGGCTATGCCTGGATAATATATATAGCAGAGGCTATGGGCCTAGCCTCCAGACTCCCGGACAACTCCTATAGGCTAGAGCCAGCAAGGGCTAGATACCTAGCCGAATATATCAGAAGACTAGCCTTCCCTGAAGACTGTATCCGAACAGCGTGA
- a CDS encoding ABC transporter substrate-binding protein, with translation MALANTRVILAAIIVILVIAAGFYILFSRQQAANVIVIGTTDDVTELDPATSYDFFTWEVLSNVMAGLVTYDQQGNIVPYLAERWESQEGGKVWIFYLRQDAKFPDGTPCDADVVVRSIKRVMTIQGDPSWLVTEFVENVEALDQWTVKFTLKQPTGYFLAVVATPPYYPVHPNYPEDQPAPDATWGGCGPYMIDEFVRDQYLRLKPNPNFFGEEPKNDGVIIRFYEGSEDLRSALEAGEIDVAWRTLNPSDLEDLRSKGYNIKEVPGLFIRYLVLRVSQPPLDNVAVRQALAAAIDRQDIVDRVFRGTMEPLYSMVPSGMWGHYPAFKEKYGEGPNIDLARQLLSQAGYSESNKLQVELWYTPEHYGDTEAALAAVIKEQWEATGMISVEIKSSEWGTYVDQLSSGQMMISLLGWYPDYLDPDNFLTPFLLSTANSWTGTGYANPQVDDLLRKAMTSSDMNERAQLYKQVQEILAEEAPFIPLVQGKLFVVTSTEVTSIEVSPLQFLIYSSISK, from the coding sequence ATGGCTTTAGCCAATACACGCGTTATCCTCGCCGCAATAATAGTTATCCTCGTCATCGCCGCCGGGTTTTACATATTGTTCTCCAGACAGCAGGCGGCAAACGTTATAGTGATAGGTACGACGGACGATGTGACGGAGCTCGATCCTGCCACTAGCTACGACTTCTTCACGTGGGAAGTTCTGAGCAACGTTATGGCGGGGCTAGTCACCTACGATCAGCAGGGCAACATTGTCCCCTACCTCGCCGAACGCTGGGAGTCCCAGGAGGGGGGGAAAGTATGGATATTCTACCTGAGGCAGGACGCGAAATTCCCCGACGGTACGCCGTGTGATGCCGATGTAGTTGTCAGGAGTATAAAGAGGGTGATGACGATACAGGGGGACCCAAGCTGGCTTGTCACAGAGTTCGTGGAGAACGTTGAGGCCCTGGACCAGTGGACTGTCAAGTTCACACTAAAACAGCCCACAGGCTACTTCCTAGCTGTCGTGGCGACACCGCCCTACTACCCCGTCCACCCCAACTATCCTGAGGACCAGCCAGCGCCCGACGCTACATGGGGCGGCTGCGGTCCATACATGATAGACGAGTTCGTGAGGGATCAGTACCTCAGGCTAAAGCCGAATCCCAACTTCTTCGGCGAGGAGCCTAAGAATGACGGTGTGATAATAAGGTTCTACGAGGGCAGCGAGGACCTCAGGAGCGCTCTAGAAGCTGGCGAGATAGACGTAGCCTGGAGAACCCTAAACCCCAGCGACCTTGAGGACCTCAGGAGTAAGGGGTACAATATTAAGGAAGTCCCGGGGCTTTTCATAAGGTATCTAGTGTTGAGGGTCTCACAGCCGCCGCTGGACAACGTGGCCGTAAGGCAGGCACTCGCAGCCGCCATAGACAGACAGGACATAGTTGACAGGGTGTTCAGGGGCACTATGGAGCCGCTGTACAGTATGGTCCCCTCCGGTATGTGGGGCCACTACCCGGCATTCAAAGAGAAGTATGGAGAGGGCCCCAACATAGATCTCGCCCGGCAGCTCCTATCCCAGGCCGGGTACAGCGAGTCTAACAAGCTCCAGGTGGAACTCTGGTACACTCCCGAGCACTACGGAGACACTGAAGCCGCTCTCGCAGCAGTTATAAAGGAGCAGTGGGAGGCGACGGGCATGATAAGCGTGGAAATAAAGAGCAGCGAGTGGGGAACCTACGTAGACCAGCTCAGCAGCGGCCAGATGATGATAAGCCTCCTAGGCTGGTACCCCGACTATCTCGACCCGGACAACTTCCTAACACCCTTCCTGCTAAGCACGGCTAACTCGTGGACGGGAACAGGCTACGCCAACCCGCAGGTTGACGATCTTCTGAGGAAGGCTATGACTTCTTCTGACATGAACGAGAGGGCCCAGCTCTATAAGCAAGTCCAAGAGATACTGGCAGAGGAAGCACCCTTCATACCGCTGGTACAGGGCAAACTCTTTGTTGTAACGTCAACCGAAGTAACGAGCATAGAGGTAAGCCCACTCCAGTTCCTGATATACTCAAGCATATCAAAATGA
- a CDS encoding ABC transporter permease, whose amino-acid sequence MSLLRYAVTRALAIVPTVLILYTVVFIVLRVIPGDPVTAALGTRSIPPEELEAIRERLGLDQPLWRQYIDYLLGVMRGDFGESMTLYGRPVARDIMERFPATLELTIFGFIVSVVLGVGSGVVAAFRGGLVDRLLRTSSIVAYTLFIPWLGLMLKYVFSIKLGILPTGGRIDPRVNLDVVTGLYVLDSIITANPAALVSAVEHLILPSLTLGIVLSGVYTRLVRIHVAEALRSEVAVAYRARGLRESRIAVHMLRISLIPTITMMGLQFAILLGGAVLTEATFSWPGLGSLLVERISYRDYSTIQGVTVFFAFMVGLVSLIVDIIYAIVNPRVRY is encoded by the coding sequence TTGAGTTTGCTCCGCTACGCGGTCACCAGGGCTCTGGCTATAGTGCCTACAGTTCTAATCCTGTACACGGTAGTGTTCATAGTTTTGAGAGTAATACCCGGCGACCCTGTAACTGCTGCGCTCGGGACCCGGAGCATACCGCCGGAGGAGCTAGAGGCCATTAGAGAGAGGCTAGGGCTCGACCAGCCTCTCTGGAGGCAGTACATCGACTATCTTCTGGGCGTCATGAGGGGTGATTTCGGGGAGAGTATGACTCTCTACGGCAGGCCTGTCGCCAGGGATATCATGGAGAGGTTCCCCGCCACTCTCGAGCTCACGATATTCGGGTTTATAGTGAGTGTCGTCCTGGGTGTGGGTAGTGGTGTGGTCGCCGCGTTTCGAGGCGGGCTCGTGGATAGGCTGCTGAGGACCTCGAGCATAGTAGCCTACACCCTCTTCATACCTTGGCTGGGGCTTATGCTGAAGTACGTTTTCAGCATAAAACTGGGAATACTCCCTACTGGGGGTAGGATAGACCCTAGGGTTAACCTTGACGTCGTGACTGGTCTCTACGTTCTGGATTCTATAATAACCGCCAACCCGGCCGCCCTGGTGAGTGCTGTTGAACACCTTATACTACCCTCTCTAACACTGGGTATAGTCTTGAGCGGCGTCTACACGAGGCTAGTGAGGATACACGTTGCCGAGGCGCTCAGGAGCGAGGTGGCAGTAGCCTACAGGGCCCGGGGGCTCAGGGAGTCTAGGATAGCTGTGCACATGCTCAGGATAAGCCTCATACCAACGATAACTATGATGGGCCTCCAATTCGCTATACTCCTGGGAGGGGCGGTTCTAACTGAGGCTACCTTCAGCTGGCCAGGCCTGGGGAGCCTTCTGGTGGAGAGGATATCCTATAGGGACTACAGCACCATACAGGGGGTTACAGTATTCTTCGCGTTCATGGTAGGCCTGGTGAGCCTTATCGTCGACATCATCTACGCTATAGTCAACCCCAGGGTTAGGTACTAA
- a CDS encoding ABC transporter permease has translation MLPVRSLLAGPGSGFIAAGLAIVAFYLVVALAAPYIAPYSPHSKVSDVPEHPSPPSLKHPFGTNEIGYDMFSRVVLGTRIVLKVVLLSSVMGLAVGVPLGLVSGYFGGPVDRVLSVVMDSLYAFPGIVLAIAIASVLGPSVLNAAIALMVVYVPAYFRMTRARVIEIKTQDYIVALRVLGAPHSRIMFRHVLPGVMPTVLVVYGLASADAILTEAGLSFFGLVVTYPAPDWGLDISYGIKQFLSGSWWLTLFPGLAILTLALGFAMIGEGLAERFRARAV, from the coding sequence GTGCTTCCTGTTAGAAGCCTCCTCGCCGGACCTGGCTCGGGCTTCATAGCAGCGGGACTAGCTATAGTGGCGTTCTACCTTGTTGTAGCCTTAGCGGCACCATACATAGCCCCCTATAGTCCCCACAGCAAGGTTAGTGACGTGCCGGAGCATCCATCACCCCCCTCTCTGAAGCATCCTTTCGGCACCAACGAGATAGGCTACGACATGTTCTCTAGGGTCGTTCTAGGCACCAGGATAGTTTTGAAGGTGGTCCTACTCTCGAGCGTTATGGGGCTGGCCGTCGGCGTGCCCCTAGGCCTGGTAAGCGGGTATTTTGGAGGACCTGTAGACAGAGTTTTAAGCGTCGTCATGGACAGCCTATACGCCTTCCCCGGGATAGTGCTCGCCATAGCCATAGCCAGCGTGCTCGGGCCTAGTGTGCTGAACGCGGCCATAGCCCTGATGGTGGTTTACGTTCCAGCCTACTTCAGGATGACTAGGGCCCGCGTTATCGAGATCAAAACACAGGATTACATAGTGGCTCTAAGGGTGCTAGGGGCCCCCCACTCGAGGATAATGTTCCGCCACGTGCTCCCGGGTGTCATGCCCACGGTCCTCGTCGTCTACGGCCTGGCCAGTGCAGACGCTATACTCACTGAGGCGGGGCTGAGCTTCTTCGGCCTGGTGGTCACCTACCCAGCCCCCGACTGGGGGCTAGACATAAGCTATGGGATAAAGCAGTTTCTCTCCGGTAGCTGGTGGCTAACACTGTTCCCGGGACTCGCGATACTAACCCTAGCACTAGGCTTCGCAATGATTGGAGAGGGCCTCGCAGAGAGGTTCAGAGCAAGGGCTGTCTAG